One window of Athalia rosae chromosome 2, iyAthRosa1.1, whole genome shotgun sequence genomic DNA carries:
- the LOC105692264 gene encoding mitochondrial fission process protein 1, whose translation MAKGIKEVDIFRDTHVRYLGYANEVGEAFRSIVGKNLVRLSYAVAIGYVLADSSHKAAVVYQQDASSNRIKQVALSASDTLIWQGFASVIIPGLTINRLCYAVQLAQKKLNNKKFKSPWVSVAVGLASIPFIIRPIDLLVEDGMNHTYRQWVGYSPNKVPD comes from the exons ATGGCCAAAGGGATTAAAGAGGTGGATATCTTTCGCGATACACACGTGAGATATCTCG GATATGCCAATGAGGTTGGCGAAGCCTTCAGAAGTATTGTTGGGAAGAATTTAGTGCGATTAAGCTATGCCGTAGCAATCGGTTACGTTCTTGCAGATTCTTCACACAAAGCAGCTGTCGTCTATCAG CAAGATGCTTCTTCGAATCGAATCAAGCAAGTGGCCCTTTCTGCATCGGATACATTAATATGGCAAGGATTCGCATCTGTAATTATTCCTGGACTGACCATTAACCGATTATGCTACGCCGTACAATTGGCacaaaagaaattaaataacaaaaaatttaaaagtcCCTGGGTCAGCGTAGCAGTCGGTCTTGCATCTATACCTTTCATCATTCGTCCGATAGATCTTTTGGTTGAAGATGGAATGAACCACACTTATAGACAATGGGTTGGATACAGTCCAAACAAAGTACCTGATTAA
- the LOC105692263 gene encoding N-acetylglucosaminyl-phosphatidylinositol de-N-acetylase isoform X1, whose amino-acid sequence MDMSLVNTVANYVNVLLNETVWYFKEIAWQLVIAVIAYLCVCIFLYILLLNVSHKAWQLPGPPARVLLVIAHPDDEVMFFGPMIYWMINQRDCEVYLLCLTIGGDKKRKEELWASARILGIPEANVTILMSTQLPDDPKVQWPKNIVAETILLHVESYRINAVVTFDKRGVSGHRNHISIFYGVASLCMENKLPTYCKMYVLETVNILRKYTLVLDLPISLLSTSYWYLLSFKQRRNIHTAMRAHKSQYVWFRKLYMGFSRYAFVNTLQEINSLDLELDIDFDDE is encoded by the exons ATGGATATGTCACTTGTGAACACAGTTGCAAATTACGTCAACGTGTTGTTGAATGAAACTGTTTGGTACTTCAAAGAAATTGCTTGGCAACTTGTCATCGCTGTGATTGCTTACTTATGTGTCtgtatatttttgtacataCTTTTGTTAAACGTCAGTCATAAAGCATGGCAACTTCCTGGACCACCTGCCAGAGTATTATTAGTTATCGCTCATCCAGACGACGAAGTTATGTTCTTTGGCCCAATGATATACTGGATGATAAACCAGAGAGATTGTGAAGTTTACCTGCTTTGCCTGACAATAG gaggtgataaaaaaagaaaagaagaactcTGGGCAAGTGCTCGAATCCTCGGCATTCCAGAAGCCAATGTCACCATTTTAAT GTCTACACAGTTACCTGACGACCCCAAAGTTCAATGGCCCAAAAATATAGTAGCTGAAACTATACTCCTGCATGTTGAAAGTTACAGAATCAACGCGGTTGTAACGTTTGACAAGCGTGGCGTGAGTGGACACAGAAATcacatttctattttctacggGGTGGCTTCCTTGtgcatggaaaataaattgccTACTT ATTGCAAGATGTACGTACTAGAGACTGTAAATATTCTGCGAAAATATACCCTGGTACTGGATTTACCTATTAGTTTGTTATCCACGTCTTATTGGTATTTGCTCAGCTTCAAGCAACGAAgaaatatacat ACGGCCATGAGAGCTCACAAGTCCCAATACGTTTGGTTCAGAAAATTGTACATGGGGTTTTCTCGGTACGCATTCGTAAATACCCTCCAAGAAATCAACTCGCTTGACTTAGAACTGGACATCGACTTTGACGACGAATAA
- the LOC105692263 gene encoding N-acetylglucosaminyl-phosphatidylinositol de-N-acetylase isoform X2: MDMSLVNTVANYVNVLLNETVWYFKEIAWQLVIAVIAYLCVCIFLYILLLNVSHKAWQLPGPPARVLLVIAHPDDEVMFFGPMIYWMINQRDCEVYLLCLTIGGDKKRKEELWASARILGIPEANVTILMSTQLPDDPKVQWPKNIVAETILLHVESYRINAVVTFDKRGVSGHRNHISIFYGVASLCMENKLPTYCKMYVLETVNILRKYTLVLDLPISLLSTSYWYLLSFKQRRNIHVDGHESSQVPIRLVQKIVHGVFSVRIRKYPPRNQLA, encoded by the exons ATGGATATGTCACTTGTGAACACAGTTGCAAATTACGTCAACGTGTTGTTGAATGAAACTGTTTGGTACTTCAAAGAAATTGCTTGGCAACTTGTCATCGCTGTGATTGCTTACTTATGTGTCtgtatatttttgtacataCTTTTGTTAAACGTCAGTCATAAAGCATGGCAACTTCCTGGACCACCTGCCAGAGTATTATTAGTTATCGCTCATCCAGACGACGAAGTTATGTTCTTTGGCCCAATGATATACTGGATGATAAACCAGAGAGATTGTGAAGTTTACCTGCTTTGCCTGACAATAG gaggtgataaaaaaagaaaagaagaactcTGGGCAAGTGCTCGAATCCTCGGCATTCCAGAAGCCAATGTCACCATTTTAAT GTCTACACAGTTACCTGACGACCCCAAAGTTCAATGGCCCAAAAATATAGTAGCTGAAACTATACTCCTGCATGTTGAAAGTTACAGAATCAACGCGGTTGTAACGTTTGACAAGCGTGGCGTGAGTGGACACAGAAATcacatttctattttctacggGGTGGCTTCCTTGtgcatggaaaataaattgccTACTT ATTGCAAGATGTACGTACTAGAGACTGTAAATATTCTGCGAAAATATACCCTGGTACTGGATTTACCTATTAGTTTGTTATCCACGTCTTATTGGTATTTGCTCAGCTTCAAGCAACGAAgaaatatacatgtag ACGGCCATGAGAGCTCACAAGTCCCAATACGTTTGGTTCAGAAAATTGTACATGGGGTTTTCTCGGTACGCATTCGTAAATACCCTCCAAGAAATCAACTCGCTTGA